In Dyella terrae, one DNA window encodes the following:
- a CDS encoding alpha-amylase family glycosyl hydrolase translates to MSDAPWWRGAVIYQIYPRSFQDSDGDGVGDLPGIIARLDYVASLGVDAIWISPFFTSPMADYGYDIADFCDVDPVFGTLADFDRLLEKAHALGLKVLIDQVPSHTSNQHAWFEESRRSRDNPKADWYVWADPREDGTPPNNWLSIFGGPAWQWEPRRSQYYLHNFLPEQPDLNFHHPEVPDAALGHLRFWLDRGVDGFRLDSINFCFHDRQLRDNPAKPADQRVGRGFSPDSPYAYQRHLYNNTRPENLPFLKRLRALLDAYPDRVALGEVSSEDSLATMAEYTGDGLLHTSYSFELLSAEHSARYIRGTVGALERGMPHGWPCWAISNHDSMRVRTRWAEPDAPDHVASLFSALACTLRGSVCVYQGEELGLPEADVPFEALRDPYGITFWPDSKGRDGCRTPMPWRDARQGGFSAGTPWLPLDTRHRRLNVEAQEGEAGSPLNRFRRFLHWRKQRPAMKWGDIRLLDAPEPLLVIERRLGDDIVLAVFNLGGAPANLPLAVGSARVCDDHGLPGGRFENGAIRLPAYGVLFAELDLPLEAQHIGGLTDMVMGA, encoded by the coding sequence ATGAGTGACGCCCCCTGGTGGCGCGGTGCAGTCATCTATCAAATCTATCCGCGCAGCTTCCAGGACAGTGACGGCGATGGCGTGGGTGACCTGCCGGGCATCATCGCGCGTCTGGACTATGTCGCCAGCCTCGGCGTGGACGCCATCTGGATCTCGCCGTTCTTCACCTCGCCGATGGCCGATTACGGATACGACATCGCGGATTTCTGCGACGTGGACCCAGTGTTCGGCACACTTGCCGATTTCGACCGCTTGCTGGAAAAAGCGCACGCGCTTGGTCTGAAGGTGTTGATCGACCAGGTGCCCAGTCACACGTCGAACCAGCACGCATGGTTCGAGGAAAGCCGCCGCAGCCGCGATAATCCCAAGGCTGACTGGTACGTGTGGGCCGATCCGCGCGAGGACGGCACGCCGCCCAATAACTGGCTGTCCATCTTTGGTGGCCCGGCCTGGCAATGGGAGCCGCGCCGCAGCCAGTACTACCTGCACAATTTCCTGCCCGAACAGCCCGATCTCAACTTCCACCATCCGGAGGTTCCCGACGCGGCGCTCGGGCATCTTCGGTTCTGGCTCGACCGCGGCGTGGACGGCTTCCGCCTGGATTCGATCAACTTCTGTTTCCACGATCGGCAGTTGCGCGACAACCCGGCCAAGCCCGCCGACCAGCGCGTCGGGCGGGGATTCTCACCCGACAGTCCCTATGCGTATCAGCGTCATCTCTACAACAACACACGGCCGGAGAACCTGCCGTTCCTGAAGCGATTGCGCGCTTTGCTGGACGCGTACCCGGATCGCGTGGCGCTGGGCGAAGTGTCGTCCGAAGACTCCCTGGCCACCATGGCCGAGTACACCGGTGACGGACTTCTGCATACCAGCTACAGCTTCGAATTGCTGAGCGCAGAGCACTCCGCCCGGTACATCCGCGGCACCGTGGGCGCGCTGGAGCGGGGGATGCCGCACGGTTGGCCGTGCTGGGCGATCTCCAACCATGACTCGATGCGGGTGCGCACGCGTTGGGCGGAGCCGGACGCGCCCGATCACGTGGCCAGTCTTTTCAGCGCGCTCGCGTGCACCCTGCGCGGTTCGGTATGCGTCTATCAGGGCGAGGAGTTGGGTTTGCCGGAGGCGGATGTTCCATTCGAGGCGCTGCGCGATCCTTATGGCATCACCTTCTGGCCGGATTCCAAAGGGCGTGACGGTTGTCGTACGCCGATGCCCTGGCGTGACGCGCGTCAGGGCGGATTCTCGGCGGGGACTCCCTGGTTGCCCCTCGACACCCGGCATCGTCGGTTGAACGTCGAGGCTCAGGAAGGTGAGGCTGGCTCACCCTTGAACCGCTTCCGCCGCTTCCTGCATTGGCGCAAACAGCGACCCGCGATGAAGTGGGGCGACATCCGCCTGCTCGACGCTCCGGAACCGCTGCTGGTGATCGAACGTCGCCTGGGTGACGATATCGTGCTGGCCGTGTTCAATCTCGGTGGTGCGCCGGCCAACTTGCCACTGGCCGTCGGAAGCGCCCGTGTTTGCGACGATCACGGGTTGCCCGGCGGACGATTCGAAAACGGTGCGATCCGGTTACCGGCTTATGGCGTGTTGTTCGCCGAGCTGGATCTGCCACTGGAGGCACAGCACATCGGCGGTTTGACTGACATGGTCATGGGGGCCTGA
- a CDS encoding TonB-dependent receptor, which yields MSFKRRILVLAMASAGIGMAGDVLATDAPMGATPQDNTKANTQAKDTSSQTGSTAADNKDGEKKQTKEEKLAQTLSAVTVTGYSRSAATSADIQRYSDKIENVVTAADIGGLPDQSIADALTQLPGVAAQRIGGQASQINLRGLPGNFIQTTLNGREQPSTSGSNYIQFDDYPSELIHQVSVYKSSQANVIEGGVGGTIAMETANPLDNKKDQTFNLDTRGSYNSRANGVYGANPRAFRISAAYQGKFLDNTLGVGLGYAQMYQPHVAEQYINESYSTSPTMLNGKPTYINTGVQISQNGGTERRHGYMGTVVWQPNDAFKLTGNGFYSKYDNTSFQRGMRAQLFTNGGAVITDPVVSSNGALIGGTASSIPGGFWGINGLQAFSVATTANDQSNNANVFSGGLNAVWKNGPWKVMADVSASRANSHTVGSDVTADVYNGLGSGLPLIADQSVSFLLHGLNVGDFSVANPGSYTDLSKMALSSYGMYPTTYRDDRKAFRSSVRYEFTDNPVFAGLEGGVYLSNQKYSADRAVWLYGSAWGQYWLSTPNQPPLTLDSSNAVKTCWKSSQFKNFPCFLGLNANAILAAHGVTPNPQKDWSQNWTETQSGDVNVKIRDAFVQADIETTVFDRALSGNVGLRVVHTSQFSPGLQQVGNGAGEPIADGHGVISKDYVHVNPGQSYTDYLPSLNLNLELDDENQLRFAAAKVMARPPIDMLKSGVASYIFNGTYNLTSGTNPMLDPMYAKQYDLVFAHYFPDSTGVFAADVFYKHIDSFVQTVTDPNYDFAAHGYIVPINPQTGQPYLNGTFQTAYNNTKGGYVRGVELQFMRTHFLPGPWSGLGFSVNYAYTESGTKVESNLGGFPQEQGLPGLSKNVASAALFYDGGRFSTRLAANYRSPFVSAAQVSFTFQTVYFASEKVLDYQASYKFNDYVSGLFQVLNLTDQPTRTYFGNSTQTSTIQYFGRTIYAGVSLKF from the coding sequence ATGAGTTTCAAGCGCAGGATTCTGGTGCTGGCGATGGCGTCGGCGGGTATCGGCATGGCAGGCGACGTCCTGGCCACGGACGCGCCCATGGGCGCCACCCCGCAAGACAACACAAAGGCCAACACGCAAGCCAAAGACACATCGTCCCAAACCGGATCGACCGCCGCGGACAACAAGGACGGCGAAAAGAAGCAGACCAAAGAGGAAAAACTCGCCCAGACGCTGAGTGCCGTCACCGTCACCGGTTACAGCCGCAGCGCAGCGACCTCCGCCGACATCCAGCGCTACTCAGACAAGATCGAGAACGTCGTGACCGCGGCCGACATCGGCGGCCTGCCCGACCAGTCGATCGCGGACGCCCTCACCCAGCTGCCCGGCGTGGCGGCACAACGCATTGGTGGCCAGGCGTCGCAGATCAACCTGCGCGGACTTCCGGGTAACTTCATCCAGACCACGCTCAATGGTCGTGAGCAGCCGTCGACCAGTGGAAGCAACTACATCCAGTTCGACGACTATCCGTCCGAGCTGATTCATCAGGTATCGGTCTACAAGTCCTCGCAGGCCAATGTCATCGAAGGTGGCGTCGGCGGCACCATCGCCATGGAAACGGCGAACCCGCTGGATAACAAGAAAGACCAGACGTTCAACCTGGATACGCGCGGTAGCTACAACTCGCGCGCCAATGGCGTCTATGGTGCGAATCCGCGCGCCTTCCGCATCAGCGCCGCCTACCAGGGCAAGTTCCTGGACAACACGTTGGGCGTGGGCCTGGGCTACGCACAGATGTACCAGCCGCATGTCGCCGAGCAGTACATCAACGAGTCCTACTCGACCTCGCCAACCATGCTCAATGGCAAGCCTACCTACATCAACACCGGCGTGCAGATCAGTCAAAACGGTGGCACGGAACGTCGGCATGGCTATATGGGCACGGTCGTTTGGCAACCCAACGACGCGTTCAAGCTGACCGGCAACGGCTTCTATTCGAAGTACGACAACACGTCGTTCCAGCGCGGCATGCGCGCGCAACTGTTTACCAACGGCGGCGCGGTCATCACCGACCCGGTTGTCTCGTCCAATGGCGCCCTGATTGGTGGCACGGCCAGCAGCATTCCGGGCGGATTCTGGGGCATCAACGGCCTGCAAGCCTTTTCGGTCGCGACCACGGCAAACGATCAATCGAACAACGCCAACGTGTTTTCAGGCGGCCTGAACGCTGTGTGGAAGAACGGGCCGTGGAAGGTCATGGCGGACGTATCCGCATCGCGCGCCAACAGCCACACGGTGGGTTCCGATGTCACGGCGGACGTCTACAACGGCCTGGGCAGCGGCTTACCCCTCATCGCGGACCAGTCGGTCTCATTCCTGCTGCACGGGCTCAATGTCGGCGATTTTTCGGTCGCCAACCCAGGCTCGTATACCGACCTGAGCAAGATGGCGTTGTCGAGCTACGGCATGTATCCGACAACCTACCGCGACGACCGCAAGGCATTCCGCTCGTCGGTGCGCTACGAGTTCACGGACAACCCGGTGTTCGCCGGCCTGGAAGGCGGCGTCTATCTGAGCAACCAGAAATACAGCGCCGATCGCGCGGTATGGCTTTACGGCTCGGCCTGGGGACAGTACTGGCTGTCCACGCCGAACCAGCCTCCGCTGACGCTGGACAGCTCCAACGCGGTCAAGACCTGCTGGAAGAGCAGCCAGTTCAAGAACTTCCCTTGCTTCCTTGGCCTGAACGCGAACGCGATTCTGGCCGCGCACGGTGTCACGCCCAATCCGCAGAAGGATTGGTCGCAGAACTGGACCGAGACCCAGAGCGGCGACGTCAACGTCAAGATCCGCGATGCCTTCGTGCAAGCCGATATCGAAACCACCGTGTTCGACCGCGCGCTCTCCGGCAACGTCGGCCTGCGCGTCGTGCATACCTCCCAGTTCAGCCCAGGCCTGCAGCAGGTGGGCAATGGCGCAGGCGAGCCCATCGCCGATGGCCACGGCGTGATCAGCAAGGACTACGTCCACGTCAATCCGGGCCAGAGCTACACCGATTACCTGCCCTCGCTGAACCTCAATCTGGAACTGGACGACGAGAACCAGCTTCGCTTTGCAGCGGCCAAGGTCATGGCGCGCCCGCCGATCGACATGCTGAAGTCCGGCGTGGCCTCGTACATCTTCAATGGCACCTACAATCTGACGAGCGGCACGAATCCGATGCTCGATCCGATGTACGCCAAGCAGTACGACCTGGTATTCGCGCACTACTTCCCGGACTCCACCGGCGTGTTCGCCGCCGATGTGTTTTACAAACACATTGACTCGTTCGTGCAGACAGTCACTGACCCGAACTACGACTTTGCCGCGCACGGCTACATCGTCCCGATCAATCCGCAGACCGGCCAGCCCTACCTCAACGGCACCTTCCAGACTGCCTACAACAACACCAAGGGTGGTTACGTGCGGGGCGTCGAACTGCAGTTCATGCGGACGCATTTCCTGCCCGGCCCCTGGTCCGGCCTGGGCTTCAGCGTCAACTATGCCTACACGGAAAGCGGCACCAAGGTGGAATCCAACCTCGGCGGCTTCCCGCAGGAACAGGGTTTGCCCGGGCTGTCGAAGAACGTGGCCAGCGCTGCCCTCTTCTACGATGGAGGCAGGTTCTCCACGCGCCTGGCCGCCAACTACCGCTCGCCGTTCGTGTCCGCCGCGCAGGTGTCGTTCACCTTCCAGACCGTGTATTTCGCGTCCGAAAAGGTCCTCGATTACCAGGCGTCGTACAAGTTCAACGACTATGTCAGCGGCCTGTTCCAGGTACTCAACCTGACGGACCAGCCAACGCGCACGTACTTCGGCAACTCGACGCAGACGAGCACCATCCAGTACTTCGGCCGCACGATCTATGCCGGCGTCAGCCTGAAGTTCTGA
- a CDS encoding GH39 family glycosyl hydrolase produces MHMKKGRRLATGLLAGLLALAPAAWAETETVAIAMDARASGTPFPHFWEQMFGSGHAVLALRDDYRRDLDMLRQATGVRYVRAHGIFNDELGVFELDKQGKPVYNFSYVDQIYDGLLARGVKPFVELGFMPEALDSKPHAQKVFFYKLRASPPRNYALWDGLIKAFAQHLVDRYGIDEVASWYFEVWNEPDIPFWNGKPAQATYFKLYDHTARALKSVDPRLRVGGPATSAVAWIPEFLQHVHARKSPVDFVSTHAYGNVCPDVKKVREQIASSAYPALPFILSEFNATIYTRTDITDAPYMGPYLASTIRDCAGLVDMMSFWTFSDVFEEQGVVKTPFYGGYGLIAERGIPKPSFNAFAMLHKLGEQRLPAGDGPVLATRREDGTVVIALWNYARPAHAKPDGSVATPKRFDVTVAHLPTGTAATLWRLDAGHGNANTAFDAMGRPAYPGIDQIKTLQQAGSMAPAETQSMHDGKLSIEIPPQGLVVLELKP; encoded by the coding sequence ATGCACATGAAGAAGGGCCGCCGACTCGCGACGGGGCTGCTTGCAGGTCTGCTGGCGCTTGCCCCGGCTGCGTGGGCCGAGACAGAAACCGTGGCCATTGCGATGGATGCACGGGCCAGCGGCACGCCGTTTCCACACTTTTGGGAACAGATGTTCGGGTCCGGGCACGCGGTGCTTGCCCTGCGCGACGATTACCGGCGCGACCTGGACATGCTCCGGCAGGCAACCGGCGTTCGCTATGTGCGTGCGCACGGCATCTTCAACGACGAACTGGGTGTGTTCGAGCTCGATAAGCAAGGCAAGCCGGTCTACAACTTCTCTTACGTTGACCAGATCTACGACGGCTTGCTGGCGCGGGGCGTCAAGCCTTTTGTCGAGCTCGGTTTCATGCCCGAGGCACTCGACAGCAAGCCCCATGCCCAGAAGGTCTTCTTCTACAAGCTTCGCGCGTCGCCGCCCAGGAACTACGCACTGTGGGATGGCCTGATCAAAGCCTTCGCGCAGCATCTTGTCGACCGTTACGGCATCGATGAAGTCGCGAGCTGGTACTTCGAAGTGTGGAACGAGCCGGACATTCCGTTCTGGAACGGCAAACCTGCCCAGGCCACGTATTTCAAACTTTACGATCACACGGCGCGCGCCCTGAAGTCGGTCGACCCCCGACTGCGCGTTGGCGGGCCGGCCACGTCAGCCGTTGCGTGGATTCCCGAATTCCTGCAGCACGTGCATGCCCGCAAGTCCCCCGTGGATTTCGTCAGCACGCACGCCTACGGCAATGTCTGTCCTGATGTGAAGAAGGTGCGCGAGCAAATCGCGTCATCGGCCTATCCCGCGCTCCCTTTCATCCTCAGCGAATTCAACGCCACCATCTATACGCGTACCGACATCACCGACGCCCCCTATATGGGCCCCTACCTCGCCAGCACCATTCGCGACTGTGCCGGCCTGGTCGACATGATGAGCTTCTGGACATTTTCGGACGTATTTGAAGAACAGGGTGTAGTGAAGACTCCGTTCTACGGTGGCTACGGACTGATCGCGGAGCGCGGCATTCCGAAGCCCTCGTTCAACGCCTTCGCCATGCTGCACAAGCTGGGTGAACAACGTCTGCCAGCGGGCGACGGACCGGTGCTCGCCACGCGTCGCGAGGATGGCACGGTGGTGATTGCGCTCTGGAACTATGCTCGCCCGGCCCATGCCAAGCCAGACGGCTCCGTCGCCACGCCAAAACGCTTCGACGTGACCGTGGCTCATCTGCCCACAGGTACCGCGGCCACGCTGTGGCGACTGGATGCCGGGCATGGCAACGCCAACACCGCGTTCGATGCCATGGGGCGCCCGGCGTATCCGGGCATCGATCAGATCAAGACGTTGCAGCAGGCGGGAAGCATGGCCCCTGCGGAAACCCAATCGATGCACGACGGGAAACTGAGCATTGAGATTCCACCCCAGGGGCTGGTGGTCCTGGAGCTCAAGCCGTAA
- a CDS encoding LacI family DNA-binding transcriptional regulator: MATSLDVAQLAGVSQSTVSRALRGDPMVNEKTRERIREIARKLDYTVDKNASNLRTQQTRTLALLFFEDPTPDESNINPFFMSMQGWIARVCSERGYDLLVSFQQMSRNWHAEYTGSHKADGLILLGYGDFLAYRSKLDALAQSGTRFVRWGSLLLDQPGIAIGSDNQLGGRMVTEHLVAQGRRRVAFIGSPEHSPEVMERYRGYQAALRAAGIDLDPALRVDAVTSQQSGHDAVLALLDKGLTFDAVFGASDLIAIGAMRALIRRGLKVPEQVAVAGFDDIAMAGNVSPSLTTVAQDTRRAGRLLVEALIALIEGKPVQSTCLPAHLVVRESSVTA; encoded by the coding sequence ATGGCAACTTCGCTGGATGTCGCTCAGTTGGCGGGGGTTTCCCAGTCCACGGTGTCGCGTGCACTGCGCGGCGACCCGATGGTCAATGAAAAGACCCGCGAGCGGATTCGTGAGATTGCGCGCAAGCTCGATTACACCGTCGACAAGAACGCGTCCAATTTGAGGACGCAGCAAACGCGCACGCTGGCGCTTCTGTTTTTTGAAGATCCAACGCCTGACGAGTCAAATATCAATCCGTTCTTCATGTCGATGCAGGGATGGATTGCCCGCGTCTGCTCTGAGCGAGGCTACGACCTTCTCGTTTCGTTTCAGCAAATGTCGCGCAACTGGCATGCCGAGTACACGGGTAGTCACAAGGCCGATGGACTGATCCTGCTGGGGTACGGCGATTTCCTGGCCTATCGCAGCAAGCTCGATGCGCTGGCGCAGTCGGGTACGCGTTTCGTGCGCTGGGGTTCATTGCTGCTGGACCAGCCGGGCATTGCCATCGGTAGCGACAACCAGCTCGGAGGCCGGATGGTGACGGAACATCTGGTCGCCCAGGGCCGGCGTCGCGTGGCCTTCATCGGGTCACCGGAGCATTCGCCCGAAGTCATGGAGCGCTATCGCGGATATCAGGCGGCGCTGCGTGCGGCGGGGATCGACCTGGACCCTGCATTGCGCGTTGATGCGGTAACGAGCCAGCAGTCCGGGCACGACGCGGTGCTCGCCTTGCTGGACAAAGGCCTGACATTCGATGCCGTTTTTGGGGCAAGTGATCTGATTGCCATCGGTGCCATGCGCGCACTGATCCGACGCGGGCTCAAGGTGCCGGAGCAGGTGGCCGTGGCGGGATTCGACGATATCGCCATGGCCGGCAACGTCAGCCCTTCGCTCACCACCGTGGCGCAGGACACCCGGCGTGCCGGGCGTCTCCTGGTGGAAGCCCTGATCGCGCTGATCGAAGGCAAGCCGGTGCAGAGCACGTGTCTTCCCGCCCATCTGGTCGTGCGGGAATCCAGCGTTACGGCTTGA
- a CDS encoding cysteine hydrolase family protein yields MTTALLIIDIQQALCFGELPTFDFDGVLKRINALASRARELGVPVILVQHEEGKGPLQFGTDGWQFAAGFNADPADRRVRKTTPDSFHQTDLDDILREQGTRHVVVCGLQTDFCIDTSVRRGLALGYDVTLVSDGHSTTANDVLTAQQIIAHHNATLRYLNSFGGRMAVVPAGQVALSLATA; encoded by the coding sequence ATGACCACTGCGCTGTTGATCATCGATATCCAGCAAGCCTTGTGTTTTGGCGAACTTCCCACCTTCGATTTCGACGGTGTGCTGAAGCGCATCAACGCACTGGCCAGCCGTGCCCGCGAACTCGGCGTGCCGGTCATCCTGGTGCAGCACGAGGAAGGCAAGGGACCACTGCAATTCGGTACCGACGGCTGGCAGTTCGCTGCCGGGTTCAATGCGGATCCCGCCGACCGTCGCGTGCGCAAGACTACGCCCGATTCGTTTCACCAGACCGACCTTGACGACATCCTGCGCGAGCAGGGTACGCGGCATGTGGTGGTGTGTGGCCTGCAGACCGATTTCTGCATTGATACGTCAGTGCGGCGCGGACTGGCCCTTGGCTACGACGTCACGCTGGTGTCCGACGGCCATTCGACAACGGCCAACGATGTGCTGACGGCGCAACAGATCATTGCGCATCACAACGCGACGCTGCGATACCTCAACAGCTTCGGCGGGCGCATGGCGGTGGTTCCGGCGGGGCAGGTGGCATTGTCGCTGGCTACCGCTTAG
- a CDS encoding response regulator: MHVLLVEDDLDLGAAIQRALDRFGYTVSWLRDGKSALLAMRDQTADLVLLDLGLPGKDGLDVLVEARRAHVTTPVLVMTARDGLHARIDGLDAGADDYLVKPFHVDELAARIRSLCRRARGFAANRVEAGALSIDLGTSEVTFHGKPIDLTRREFSLLQALIENAGRLVRRESLENTLYGIDHVVGNNALEVLVHTLRRKLSFDTIRNVRGFGYMIPRNPE, encoded by the coding sequence GTGCACGTCCTGCTGGTGGAAGATGACCTGGACCTGGGCGCCGCGATCCAGCGCGCCCTGGACCGCTTTGGCTACACGGTGTCCTGGCTGCGCGACGGCAAGTCGGCCTTGCTGGCCATGCGCGACCAGACCGCCGACCTGGTCCTGCTCGACCTTGGGCTCCCGGGCAAGGACGGGCTCGATGTGTTGGTGGAAGCCCGCCGCGCACACGTCACCACCCCCGTGCTGGTGATGACGGCGCGCGACGGGTTACACGCCCGCATCGACGGGCTGGATGCCGGTGCCGACGATTACCTGGTGAAGCCTTTCCACGTGGACGAACTGGCTGCCCGCATTCGCTCTCTGTGTCGGAGGGCACGCGGCTTTGCGGCCAATCGCGTCGAAGCCGGCGCGCTCAGCATCGATCTGGGTACGTCCGAAGTGACGTTCCATGGCAAGCCCATCGACCTGACGCGCCGTGAATTCTCCCTGCTGCAGGCGCTGATCGAGAACGCCGGCCGCCTCGTAAGACGCGAAAGCCTCGAAAACACGCTGTACGGCATCGACCACGTCGTGGGCAACAACGCCCTCGAAGTGCTGGTACATACGCTGCGGCGCAAACTCAGCTTCGACACCATCCGCAATGTTCGCGGCTTCGGTTACATGATCCCGCGGAATCCGGAATGA
- a CDS encoding ATP-binding protein, whose amino-acid sequence MRASSLRARLIWLILAALALVLVPLGIYSFQRTVKEVDELSDGRLAQSARTLQVLIEHAGLPAIRGSQGQSSIVVPITGHAAQGILVHGHTYESEVGFQVVDSDGKVLLTTASLGDLPPPRPTDAGFRDTRQGDYRWRIFTLPPDAEGVVIRSGERYDSRHDIMQALWIEHSLPLLLGMPILGLLVGWAVTRGLRPLQELAQRLSTRRVGSREPLEIRRAPAELAPVISALNEQFARLENTLERERRFSADVAHELRTPLASTIINLENIQAHQEPSETEAALDGARRSVAALARRVEQLLALARLESSSQAGERRPMDLVAVAGSVIEELAPLIVDSKVELTVDLPRHPLPMTGYEAAMAALLRNLLENALRHVPDGGSVQLSMAASDGVAEIDVIDNGEGIPPERREAVFARFHREAGSRGDGYGLGLSIVQRAAQLHDADIALLDSPMGHGLRVRVRVPMIVRSPPAL is encoded by the coding sequence ATGAGGGCGAGCAGCCTGCGCGCACGTCTGATCTGGCTGATCCTGGCGGCGCTTGCGCTGGTGCTTGTCCCGCTGGGCATTTACAGCTTCCAGCGCACGGTCAAGGAAGTGGATGAGCTGTCCGACGGGCGACTCGCTCAGTCCGCGCGTACGCTACAGGTGCTGATCGAGCATGCGGGCTTGCCCGCCATCCGCGGCAGCCAGGGGCAATCCAGCATCGTTGTGCCCATCACCGGTCATGCGGCCCAGGGCATCCTGGTCCATGGTCACACCTACGAGTCCGAAGTGGGATTCCAGGTGGTCGACAGCGACGGCAAGGTGTTGCTGACGACGGCAAGCCTGGGCGATCTCCCGCCACCGCGTCCGACCGATGCGGGTTTTCGCGACACGCGCCAGGGCGACTACCGCTGGCGAATTTTCACCTTGCCGCCCGATGCCGAAGGCGTGGTGATCCGTTCGGGCGAGCGTTACGACAGTCGCCACGACATCATGCAGGCCCTGTGGATCGAGCACAGCCTGCCCTTGCTGCTGGGAATGCCCATCCTTGGCCTGCTTGTGGGATGGGCAGTGACGCGTGGGCTGCGCCCATTGCAGGAACTGGCGCAGCGACTTTCCACGCGCCGCGTCGGCAGTCGTGAACCGCTGGAGATCCGGCGCGCGCCCGCCGAACTCGCCCCCGTCATCAGCGCACTCAACGAGCAGTTCGCGCGACTGGAAAACACACTGGAACGCGAGCGGCGATTCAGTGCTGACGTGGCCCATGAGCTGCGCACGCCGCTGGCCAGCACGATCATCAACCTGGAAAACATCCAGGCGCACCAGGAACCTTCCGAAACCGAAGCCGCGCTCGACGGCGCGCGTCGCAGCGTGGCGGCGCTGGCCCGGCGCGTCGAACAACTGCTGGCCCTGGCGCGTCTCGAGTCGAGCTCGCAGGCGGGCGAGCGACGCCCCATGGACCTGGTGGCTGTGGCCGGTTCGGTTATCGAGGAACTGGCGCCACTCATTGTCGACAGCAAGGTCGAACTGACCGTGGATCTCCCGCGGCACCCCTTGCCCATGACCGGTTACGAAGCGGCCATGGCGGCCTTGCTGCGCAACCTGCTGGAAAACGCCTTGCGCCACGTGCCGGACGGCGGTTCGGTGCAGCTGTCCATGGCCGCCAGCGACGGCGTGGCCGAGATCGACGTGATCGACAACGGCGAGGGCATCCCGCCCGAGCGGCGGGAGGCGGTATTTGCACGTTTCCATCGGGAGGCTGGCAGTCGCGGCGACGGTTATGGACTGGGCCTGTCGATCGTCCAGCGTGCCGCGCAACTGCATGACGCCGATATCGCCCTGCTCGATTCGCCCATGGGCCATGGCCTTCGCGTGCGCGTGAGGGTACCCATGATCGTGCGCTCCCCACCTGCCCTTTGA